One part of the Ranitomeya imitator isolate aRanImi1 chromosome 10, aRanImi1.pri, whole genome shotgun sequence genome encodes these proteins:
- the SLC66A1 gene encoding lysosomal amino acid transporter 1 homolog isoform X1, protein MGTGRIVLAALGVSRAAAALYEARLPALLQGCSMWALGNPSPPQNFSDCVNGTAWVWSVFHECAADGRDFASIYLGLFSILCFMAASFPQYFKSCKTGNMDQALSIWFLLGWLAGDCCNFVGAFLSHQLPIQTYTAVYYVMADLVMLSLYVYYKLRNRGPSASLRINAVCGFALLGSAALLPLMPLMRGSPPAAADGSAIVSARRLLSTDHAGEESFSTQEIVGCVIGSISSMFYLSSRVPQIVTNFRRRSTEGLALSLFCMVIVGNLTYGLSILLKNPDHGQSEANYILHHVSWLIGSLGVMCLDVIIITQFFVFGVKNSYGSTTREREPLLQADKRGSST, encoded by the exons ATGGGAACCGGCAGGATTGTgcttgcagctctgggtgtgagtaGAGCAGCTGCAGCTTTGTATGAGGCCCGTCTCCCCGCTCTCTTACAGGGGTGCAGCATGTGGGCGCTGGGGAATCCGTCTCCACCCCAGAACTTCTCGGACTGTGTGAACGGCACGGCGTGGGTGTGGAGCGTGTTCCACGAGTGCGCGGCGGATGGCCGGGACTTCGCCAGCATCTACCTCGGCCTCTTCTCCATCTTGTGCTTCATGGCGGCTTCCTTccc ACAATACTTCAAGTCCTGTAAGACGGGGAACATGGACCAGGCGCTGTCCATCTGGTTCCTGTTGGGGTGGCTGGCCGGAGACTGCTGTAACTTTGTGGGGGCGTTCCTGTCCCATCAGCTGCCCATCCAG ACGTACACGGCGGTGTATTACGTGATGGCCGACCTCGTCATGCTCTCTCTGTACGTGTACTACAAGCTCCGGAACCGGGGGCCGAGCG CGTCGCTCCGGATAAATGCCGTCTGCGGATTTGCTCTGCTCGGCTCTGCCGCTCTGCTGCCTCTGATGCCTCTGATGCGCGGCTCTCCTCCGGCTGCAGCGGACGGCTCCGCCATAGTGAGCGCCAGGCGCCTGCTGTCCACCGACCACGCGGGAGAAGAG TCGTTCAGCACCCAGGAGATCGTGGGATGTGTGATCGGATCCATCTCCTCCATGTTTTACCTCAGCTCCCGGGTCCCGCAGATCGTCACCAAC TTCCGGAGACGATCGACTGAAGGGCTGGCGCTGTCCCTCTTCTGTATGGTGATTGTGGGCAACCTGACGTACGGCCTGAGCATCCTGCTGAAGAACCCCGACCACGGCCAGTCCGAGGCCAACTACATCCTGCACCACGTGTCGTGGCTGATCGGGAGCCTGGGCGTCATGTGCCTGGACGTCATC ATAATTACACAATTCTTTGTGTTTGGGGTGAAAAATTCTTACGGATCAACGACACGGGAACGAGAACCACTCCTGCAGGCAGACAAGCGGGGCTCCTCCACCTGA
- the SLC66A1 gene encoding lysosomal amino acid transporter 1 homolog isoform X2, with the protein MWALGNPSPPQNFSDCVNGTAWVWSVFHECAADGRDFASIYLGLFSILCFMAASFPQYFKSCKTGNMDQALSIWFLLGWLAGDCCNFVGAFLSHQLPIQTYTAVYYVMADLVMLSLYVYYKLRNRGPSASLRINAVCGFALLGSAALLPLMPLMRGSPPAAADGSAIVSARRLLSTDHAGEESFSTQEIVGCVIGSISSMFYLSSRVPQIVTNFRRRSTEGLALSLFCMVIVGNLTYGLSILLKNPDHGQSEANYILHHVSWLIGSLGVMCLDVIIITQFFVFGVKNSYGSTTREREPLLQADKRGSST; encoded by the exons ATGTGGGCGCTGGGGAATCCGTCTCCACCCCAGAACTTCTCGGACTGTGTGAACGGCACGGCGTGGGTGTGGAGCGTGTTCCACGAGTGCGCGGCGGATGGCCGGGACTTCGCCAGCATCTACCTCGGCCTCTTCTCCATCTTGTGCTTCATGGCGGCTTCCTTccc ACAATACTTCAAGTCCTGTAAGACGGGGAACATGGACCAGGCGCTGTCCATCTGGTTCCTGTTGGGGTGGCTGGCCGGAGACTGCTGTAACTTTGTGGGGGCGTTCCTGTCCCATCAGCTGCCCATCCAG ACGTACACGGCGGTGTATTACGTGATGGCCGACCTCGTCATGCTCTCTCTGTACGTGTACTACAAGCTCCGGAACCGGGGGCCGAGCG CGTCGCTCCGGATAAATGCCGTCTGCGGATTTGCTCTGCTCGGCTCTGCCGCTCTGCTGCCTCTGATGCCTCTGATGCGCGGCTCTCCTCCGGCTGCAGCGGACGGCTCCGCCATAGTGAGCGCCAGGCGCCTGCTGTCCACCGACCACGCGGGAGAAGAG TCGTTCAGCACCCAGGAGATCGTGGGATGTGTGATCGGATCCATCTCCTCCATGTTTTACCTCAGCTCCCGGGTCCCGCAGATCGTCACCAAC TTCCGGAGACGATCGACTGAAGGGCTGGCGCTGTCCCTCTTCTGTATGGTGATTGTGGGCAACCTGACGTACGGCCTGAGCATCCTGCTGAAGAACCCCGACCACGGCCAGTCCGAGGCCAACTACATCCTGCACCACGTGTCGTGGCTGATCGGGAGCCTGGGCGTCATGTGCCTGGACGTCATC ATAATTACACAATTCTTTGTGTTTGGGGTGAAAAATTCTTACGGATCAACGACACGGGAACGAGAACCACTCCTGCAGGCAGACAAGCGGGGCTCCTCCACCTGA